One window from the genome of Candidatus Binataceae bacterium encodes:
- the flgC gene encoding flagellar basal body rod protein FlgC, with amino-acid sequence MSLDSIMGIASSGLDAQSQRITLIAQNLANANSVDSPDGGPYQRRIAVFEPAPIDDSAPGSGTGVKLAAVVRDQTPAQQVFDPSNPFADENGMVKEPNVNPIYEMVDLMQASRSYQANLSVAQTANSAALRTIDLLK; translated from the coding sequence ATGTCACTCGATAGCATCATGGGAATCGCATCCAGCGGACTTGACGCACAGTCACAACGGATCACACTGATCGCGCAGAACCTCGCCAACGCCAACTCAGTCGATTCGCCCGATGGCGGCCCCTACCAGCGGCGCATCGCCGTGTTCGAGCCCGCGCCGATCGACGACAGCGCGCCAGGCTCCGGCACCGGGGTGAAGCTCGCCGCCGTCGTTCGCGATCAGACTCCTGCGCAGCAGGTGTTCGATCCGTCGAATCCGTTCGCCGACGAAAACGGGATGGTCAAGGAACCCAACGTCAATCCGATTTACGAGATGGTCGATCTGATGCAGGCCTCGCGCTCGTACCAGGCCAACCTCTCCGTCGCGCAGACCGCCAACAGCGCCGCGCTCCGCACCATCGATTTACTCAAATGA
- a CDS encoding FliG C-terminal domain-containing protein produces MAIQEEGSGELGVTNRAALLVLTLEKNVLANVMKHLSSNELTMLMQGYEQLIRSGMPSDDQLMIVGKTFLETGFVNPTTHFKDALVMAFGPESADQILRHDHWRMISERVKPEALAQVLRGERTEAMAIVLAQLPARYSAEVLCALPEDLRADTVDHLARSASVPGRALDAILRAIEESFSASVGIDDADANAGPRRAAQMLNQLDSESATAIVEKIRAGDPKRATAIEQEMFHFQDFLKLDSRAQQTVLVEVKPERLALALKGIKDEEKEIVFGALPDQVKRIVEQEMEDIGKVPLREVRAARREITDLAIQMDRDGKIRLRVDQDLIG; encoded by the coding sequence ATGGCTATTCAGGAAGAAGGCAGCGGCGAACTTGGCGTAACGAATCGCGCGGCGCTGCTCGTGCTCACGCTAGAGAAGAACGTGCTCGCCAACGTGATGAAGCATCTCAGCAGCAACGAGCTGACGATGCTGATGCAGGGCTACGAGCAGCTGATTCGCAGCGGGATGCCATCGGACGATCAGCTGATGATCGTCGGCAAGACCTTCCTCGAAACCGGCTTCGTCAATCCGACCACGCATTTCAAGGATGCGCTGGTGATGGCGTTCGGTCCCGAGAGCGCCGACCAGATCCTGCGTCACGATCACTGGCGCATGATCTCCGAGCGCGTGAAACCCGAAGCGCTGGCGCAGGTGCTGCGCGGCGAACGCACTGAAGCGATGGCGATCGTGCTGGCGCAACTGCCGGCGCGCTACTCGGCCGAGGTTTTGTGCGCGCTGCCCGAAGACCTGCGCGCTGACACGGTCGATCATCTGGCGCGCTCGGCCTCGGTGCCGGGCCGCGCGCTCGACGCGATCCTGCGTGCGATCGAGGAGAGCTTCAGCGCCTCGGTCGGAATCGATGACGCCGACGCGAATGCCGGGCCGCGGCGCGCCGCGCAGATGCTCAACCAGCTCGACTCCGAAAGCGCGACGGCGATCGTCGAAAAGATTCGCGCCGGCGACCCCAAGCGCGCGACCGCAATCGAACAGGAAATGTTCCACTTCCAGGATTTCCTCAAACTCGACAGTCGTGCCCAGCAAACAGTCCTCGTCGAGGTCAAGCCCGAGCGCCTCGCGCTCGCGCTCAAGGGTATCAAGGACGAAGAGAAAGAAATCGTGTTTGGCGCGCTGCCCGACCAGGTCAAGCGTATCGTCGAGCAGGAAATGGAAGATATCGGCAAGGTGCCGCTGCGCGAAGTGCGCGCCGCGCGCCGCGAGATAACCGACCTCGCAATCCAGATGGATCGCGACGGCAAGATCCGCCTCCGCGTCGACCAGGATCTTATCGGTTGA
- a CDS encoding OmpA family protein, whose protein sequence is MEDNDEGGGGHDSSERWLVSYADFITLLFALFVLLYALSMSSGQQVNRDWVAMATAVGARPHMGGIRPGLGATAVSGPDLMAIGQKHQLVTIGKSIQHALAKFPNSGIEVHADSRGMVVTLSAAKFFDSGAAEINPPQLPALDALIKTISDLPNNFEIDGFTDSNPISTERFHDNWELSAARSASVLRYIVAHSSIPEARFAVAGYGPYRAIGDNSTDEGRARNRRVEIVIKPTEQP, encoded by the coding sequence ATGGAAGATAACGACGAAGGCGGCGGCGGTCACGATTCCAGCGAACGCTGGCTCGTGTCGTACGCCGATTTCATCACGTTGCTGTTCGCGCTGTTCGTGTTGCTCTACGCGCTGTCGATGTCGTCGGGCCAGCAGGTCAATCGTGACTGGGTGGCCATGGCGACCGCGGTCGGCGCGCGCCCGCACATGGGCGGGATACGGCCCGGCCTCGGCGCGACAGCCGTGAGCGGTCCGGATTTGATGGCGATCGGGCAGAAGCATCAGCTGGTGACCATCGGCAAAAGCATCCAGCATGCACTCGCGAAATTTCCTAATTCTGGAATCGAGGTTCACGCCGACAGCCGCGGGATGGTGGTTACCCTGTCCGCGGCGAAGTTCTTCGACAGCGGTGCGGCTGAGATCAATCCCCCCCAGCTACCCGCGCTCGACGCGTTGATCAAAACGATCTCCGATTTGCCCAACAATTTCGAGATCGATGGATTCACCGACTCCAATCCGATCTCGACCGAGCGCTTTCACGATAACTGGGAGTTGAGCGCGGCGCGCTCGGCCAGCGTTCTGCGTTATATTGTGGCGCATTCGAGCATTCCCGAAGCGCGCTTCGCGGTGGCCGGCTATGGCCCTTATCGCGCCATCGGCGACAACTCAACCGACGAAGGGCGCGCCCGCAACCGCCGGGTCGAAATCGTTATCAAGCCGACGGAGCAGCCGTAG
- a CDS encoding FliH/SctL family protein — protein MSTAQSYRFPTLSEFDPAVLSLGIRSRSRADETAVADAITRGYAEGRERGETEVAAAVSSARENGFREGLASGHEEGRVEMLRTAEALGAALAEFNEQRATLSHECEQFCVDLALAIVTRIVDESPVRAEFVTREVSKALKLLAPEPATEIHLNPDDHKLAKDAFAGLPLKDDATLSPGHVRVEAGRLLVEAGIEPALEQIKSAVLEVKKQRTLARAAKTATKTRTRTKK, from the coding sequence ATGAGCACTGCACAGTCATATCGATTCCCCACTCTTTCCGAGTTCGATCCGGCGGTTCTCTCGCTCGGCATCCGCTCGCGATCCCGCGCTGACGAGACCGCGGTCGCCGATGCGATCACGCGGGGCTACGCCGAAGGCCGCGAACGCGGCGAGACTGAAGTTGCCGCCGCCGTCTCATCGGCGCGTGAAAACGGCTTTCGCGAAGGCCTCGCCTCAGGCCACGAGGAAGGTCGCGTCGAGATGCTGCGGACCGCGGAAGCTCTAGGCGCGGCGCTCGCCGAGTTCAACGAACAGCGCGCGACGCTCAGCCACGAATGCGAACAGTTCTGTGTCGATCTCGCGCTCGCGATCGTGACGCGCATCGTCGATGAGAGTCCGGTCCGTGCCGAATTCGTTACACGCGAAGTTTCAAAAGCGCTCAAGCTGCTGGCTCCCGAGCCGGCTACCGAAATTCACCTGAATCCCGATGACCACAAGTTAGCTAAGGACGCCTTTGCCGGTCTGCCGCTCAAGGACGACGCGACTCTCAGTCCGGGACATGTTCGTGTCGAGGCCGGCAGGTTGCTCGTCGAGGCAGGCATCGAACCTGCTCTTGAGCAGATTAAATCCGCGGTCCTGGAAGTGAAGAAACAGCGGACTCTGGCGCGCGCTGCGAAAACTGCGACGAAGACCAGGACGCGAACGAAGAAGTAA
- a CDS encoding MotA/TolQ/ExbB proton channel family protein has protein sequence MSSKANVGPGKIDLVSVLGILAGPGSILFGQWLEGGELSSLLQKSAALIVLGATIAACMLSFSPKYLMAALRDMRKVISEDAPDPFDLIDRMVHYATILKREGLVPLQRYAKQERYGMLATGLNLIVSNVSPEAMATIMERTFHERIEHNNAGAEVFDAAGGYLPTFGILGAVLGLIHTMQQLNDPSKVGVGIATAFVATVYGVGTANLIAYPVAKKIRSRARVEKQLDKIVVTGVKAMREGMGAIALRQLLSEGLTPASGTHAKTEEAAKAAA, from the coding sequence ATGAGCTCCAAGGCCAACGTCGGTCCAGGCAAGATCGATCTGGTTAGCGTGCTGGGGATCCTCGCCGGTCCCGGCAGCATCCTGTTCGGCCAATGGCTCGAGGGCGGAGAGCTTTCGAGCCTGCTGCAAAAAAGCGCCGCGCTCATCGTGCTCGGCGCAACCATCGCCGCCTGCATGCTGTCGTTCTCGCCCAAGTACCTGATGGCGGCGCTTCGCGACATGCGCAAGGTCATCAGCGAGGACGCACCCGACCCCTTCGATCTCATCGATCGCATGGTCCATTACGCGACCATCTTGAAGCGCGAGGGCCTGGTCCCGCTGCAGCGCTACGCCAAGCAGGAGCGCTACGGCATGCTCGCGACCGGACTCAACCTGATTGTGAGCAACGTGTCGCCCGAAGCGATGGCGACCATCATGGAACGCACTTTTCACGAGCGCATCGAACACAACAACGCCGGGGCCGAGGTATTTGACGCAGCCGGAGGTTATCTGCCGACCTTCGGAATCCTGGGCGCCGTGCTCGGCTTGATTCACACCATGCAGCAGCTCAATGACCCGTCGAAGGTCGGAGTCGGCATCGCGACGGCCTTTGTCGCGACGGTCTACGGCGTCGGCACGGCGAACTTAATCGCGTACCCGGTCGCCAAGAAGATCCGCTCACGCGCCCGTGTGGAAAAGCAGCTCGACAAGATCGTTGTGACCGGCGTCAAGGCGATGCGCGAGGGAATGGGCGCAATCGCGTTGCGGCAACTACTCAGCGAGGGCTTAACTCCCGCATCCGGCACCCACGCCAAGACCGAGGAAGCCGCCAAGGCCGCAGCCTGA
- the fliE gene encoding flagellar hook-basal body complex protein FliE, which produces MIPVIAPQGLPDLAPISPAETSAPNPSGFGQVIDQVNGILEKADQMAAGYAQGKVGLTDAVLASEKADTTFQVVMAVRNRALAAYQEIMNLQV; this is translated from the coding sequence ATGATTCCCGTCATTGCGCCGCAGGGACTTCCCGATCTCGCGCCGATCAGTCCGGCCGAGACCAGCGCGCCCAATCCGAGCGGCTTTGGCCAGGTGATCGACCAGGTCAACGGGATTCTCGAAAAGGCCGATCAAATGGCTGCTGGTTATGCGCAGGGCAAAGTCGGCCTGACCGACGCGGTGCTCGCTTCCGAAAAAGCCGACACAACTTTCCAGGTCGTGATGGCAGTGCGCAACCGCGCGCTCGCCGCCTACCAGGAAATCATGAACCTCCAGGTGTAA
- a CDS encoding lytic transglycosylase domain-containing protein: MSRRKSSAIPGAMLAALLAMLALGTAVSAQAPDAIADPYAAAASHAGVALELVVAIAGAESGYHPWALDVDGHQVYCRSREEAEQMLATLSDDANVDIGLMQINLRFWGHRLGVTKFDLLEPRTNLAFGAQILRQGLVRHGTIWRRISNYHSGSKAERERYNQQVYSIYQQYLRGEIR; the protein is encoded by the coding sequence ATGTCGCGTCGCAAATCAAGCGCAATCCCGGGTGCGATGCTCGCGGCGTTGCTGGCAATGCTCGCGCTCGGGACGGCGGTCTCGGCGCAAGCTCCGGATGCCATCGCGGATCCCTACGCCGCAGCGGCCAGCCACGCAGGTGTGGCGCTCGAGCTCGTGGTTGCGATCGCAGGCGCCGAAAGCGGCTATCATCCATGGGCACTCGATGTCGACGGCCACCAGGTTTACTGCCGCTCGCGCGAAGAAGCCGAGCAGATGCTCGCGACGCTGAGCGACGATGCCAACGTTGACATCGGCCTGATGCAAATCAACTTACGGTTCTGGGGACATCGACTTGGAGTCACCAAGTTCGATTTGCTCGAACCGCGCACTAATCTCGCATTTGGCGCGCAGATCCTGCGCCAGGGACTCGTCCGCCATGGCACGATCTGGCGCCGCATCAGCAACTATCATTCAGGGTCGAAGGCCGAGCGCGAACGCTACAATCAGCAGGTTTATTCGATATATCAGCAGTACCTGCGCGGCGAGATCAGATAG
- the fliF gene encoding flagellar basal-body MS-ring/collar protein FliF, producing MDSIKQTLSSIFAAIGKFREANRQLFNLIIGAVILAAAIVGALYIIDPGAPVVLATNLSPADRTALALRLRRHKIDFTLGADSITVPSHELTDAQRVLDGSPGYSGGAEDFTLFDRSTMGQSDFDEQVNYQRSLQGELERTIMNLHGVESARVMLALGRPSPFALGPSDADRASVMLTTSPGAMIDQTMASAIAHLVASSVRGLTPDNVTVTGNDGVMLYPPQHDGELAEAVRLRNDIEHRLEEKVGGLLGRIMGDDRYAVQVAVDIDTSRVSSHDQLYGKGDQAILSEEHSVTPAGSQPGGIPGLTSNLPGPAPAAAASAQPSPEATSAADKTQTQVQNADLARKDIVNYKPSSREVETVTAPVRIKRISVAAVLDGTYDGGKFKPLPDERLHAIQGLVAAAVGAELDRGDTVDIQSAALSLPYLPPVPNPITEIRALFANPTHLYIAVGVALALFVLMIWMVKRVLAGLFSGRKKEVSEPAPKAAQIAAKEPPQTDRPASRPESAPAPAAPEPAAPQKKSELEEVRTKINEEVGRNPEAAADILRKWLAEAQANGNGEHPAA from the coding sequence ATGGATTCAATCAAGCAAACGCTCTCGAGCATCTTCGCCGCGATTGGCAAGTTTCGTGAGGCGAATCGGCAGCTCTTCAATCTGATTATCGGCGCCGTAATTCTCGCCGCAGCGATCGTTGGCGCGCTCTACATCATCGATCCCGGCGCGCCGGTGGTTCTGGCAACCAATCTCTCGCCCGCCGATCGCACCGCGCTCGCGCTCAGGCTGCGCCGCCACAAAATCGATTTCACGCTCGGCGCTGATTCGATCACCGTGCCGTCACATGAGTTGACCGACGCGCAGCGCGTACTCGACGGCAGTCCTGGATACTCCGGCGGCGCCGAGGACTTCACGCTTTTCGATCGCTCGACCATGGGCCAGAGCGACTTCGATGAGCAGGTCAATTATCAGCGCTCGCTGCAGGGCGAGCTCGAGCGCACGATCATGAATCTGCACGGCGTCGAAAGCGCGCGCGTGATGCTGGCGCTGGGACGCCCCTCGCCATTTGCGCTGGGACCCTCGGACGCCGATCGCGCCTCCGTGATGCTCACGACCTCGCCCGGCGCGATGATCGATCAGACGATGGCGAGCGCGATTGCGCACCTGGTCGCGAGCTCCGTGCGCGGACTCACTCCCGACAACGTTACCGTTACTGGCAACGACGGCGTGATGCTCTATCCGCCTCAGCACGACGGAGAGCTGGCCGAGGCTGTGCGCCTGCGCAACGACATCGAACACCGCCTCGAAGAGAAGGTCGGCGGCCTGCTCGGGCGAATCATGGGCGACGATCGCTACGCGGTCCAGGTCGCAGTCGATATCGACACTTCGCGCGTCAGCAGTCACGACCAGCTCTACGGCAAAGGCGACCAGGCGATCCTGAGCGAGGAGCACTCGGTGACGCCGGCGGGTTCGCAGCCCGGCGGAATCCCGGGCCTCACTTCGAATCTCCCCGGTCCAGCGCCTGCTGCCGCCGCAAGTGCACAGCCATCGCCCGAAGCGACTTCGGCGGCCGATAAGACACAAACGCAAGTCCAGAACGCGGATCTCGCGCGCAAGGACATCGTCAATTACAAGCCCTCGAGCCGTGAGGTCGAAACCGTTACGGCACCTGTGCGGATCAAGCGCATCTCGGTCGCCGCGGTCCTCGACGGCACCTACGACGGCGGCAAGTTCAAGCCGCTGCCCGATGAGCGCCTGCACGCGATCCAGGGGCTGGTCGCGGCGGCAGTCGGCGCTGAGCTCGATCGCGGCGATACGGTTGATATTCAGAGCGCCGCGCTGTCGCTGCCTTACCTGCCGCCGGTTCCCAATCCGATCACAGAGATTCGCGCGCTGTTCGCGAACCCGACGCATCTTTATATCGCAGTCGGCGTCGCGCTCGCCCTGTTCGTCCTGATGATTTGGATGGTCAAGCGCGTGCTGGCGGGTCTCTTCAGCGGGCGTAAAAAAGAAGTCAGCGAGCCCGCGCCCAAGGCGGCCCAGATCGCAGCCAAGGAGCCTCCGCAGACCGATCGTCCCGCATCTCGTCCTGAGTCAGCTCCCGCACCGGCGGCGCCAGAACCTGCCGCCCCGCAGAAGAAAAGCGAGCTCGAAGAGGTTCGCACCAAGATCAACGAAGAAGTTGGCCGCAATCCCGAAGCCGCGGCTGACATCCTGCGCAAGTGGCTCGCCGAAGCGCAGGCCAACGGCAACGGTGAGCATCCGGCGGCATAA
- a CDS encoding FliI/YscN family ATPase, which produces MFDSSSYIDAIAPVNFPACGRLTRSVGLLLEATGPDLPVGTLVAVKDRKSVVTCEVVGFRDDRLLLLAIDEARDLAPESLVMPLHLTFRVGPWVLGRVLDGLGRALDGQPVPDEGEQIELQPPALDPMSRGLTETPLDVGVRAVNGLLTLGVGQKIGVFAMPGVGKSMLLGMMARGTSADVNVIALIGERGREAREFIEDILGPEGLCRSVVIVVASDMPAPMRIKGAFLATAIAAYLRREGNNVLLLMDSLTRVAMAQREVGLASGEPPTARGYPPSVFAVIPKLVEQAGIANGAGSITGIYTVLLHEENDPIGELAKSVLDGHITLNRDLASRAHFPAIDALNSVSRVAQRVCAAEHTAARQRFVELYARWRDAEELIALGTYHPGSDRRTDEAVAYHEKLESFLKQDAGERVTLADSVRQLAEAIS; this is translated from the coding sequence ATGTTCGATTCGTCTTCATATATCGACGCGATTGCGCCGGTGAACTTTCCAGCCTGCGGGCGGCTGACGCGCTCGGTCGGGCTGCTGCTCGAAGCCACCGGTCCCGATCTTCCGGTCGGCACGCTCGTCGCGGTGAAGGATCGCAAGAGCGTGGTCACTTGCGAGGTCGTGGGCTTTCGTGACGATCGCCTGCTGCTGCTCGCAATCGATGAGGCGCGCGACCTCGCGCCCGAGAGCCTCGTGATGCCACTCCATCTGACGTTCCGCGTCGGCCCCTGGGTATTGGGCCGGGTGCTCGACGGTCTCGGCCGCGCGCTCGATGGACAGCCGGTTCCCGATGAAGGCGAACAAATCGAATTGCAGCCGCCCGCACTTGATCCGATGTCGCGCGGACTGACCGAGACTCCGCTCGACGTGGGCGTCCGCGCGGTTAACGGATTGTTGACACTCGGCGTGGGTCAGAAGATCGGCGTCTTCGCGATGCCGGGCGTCGGCAAGAGCATGCTGCTCGGCATGATGGCGCGCGGCACTTCGGCCGACGTCAATGTGATCGCTCTCATCGGCGAGCGCGGCCGCGAAGCGCGCGAATTCATCGAAGATATTCTCGGGCCCGAGGGCCTGTGCCGCTCGGTCGTGATCGTCGTCGCCAGCGACATGCCCGCGCCGATGCGTATCAAGGGCGCGTTCCTCGCCACCGCGATCGCCGCCTACCTGCGCCGCGAAGGCAACAACGTGCTGCTCCTGATGGACAGCCTGACGCGCGTCGCGATGGCGCAGCGCGAGGTTGGCCTCGCCAGCGGCGAGCCGCCGACCGCGCGCGGCTATCCGCCTTCGGTCTTCGCGGTGATCCCGAAGCTGGTCGAGCAGGCCGGCATCGCAAACGGCGCCGGCAGTATCACCGGGATCTACACCGTGCTGCTTCACGAAGAGAACGATCCGATCGGCGAGCTCGCCAAGTCGGTGCTCGATGGGCACATCACGCTGAATCGCGATCTCGCCAGCCGCGCCCATTTCCCCGCCATCGACGCGCTCAACTCCGTGTCACGCGTCGCGCAGCGCGTCTGCGCCGCTGAGCATACCGCGGCGCGCCAGCGTTTCGTCGAACTCTATGCGCGATGGCGCGACGCCGAGGAGCTGATTGCGCTCGGCACTTACCATCCCGGCTCCGATCGCCGCACCGACGAAGCCGTCGCCTATCACGAAAAACTCGAAAGCTTCCTCAAGCAGGACGCCGGTGAACGCGTGACGCTCGCTGACAGCGTACGCCAACTGGCAGAGGCGATTTCATAA
- a CDS encoding sigma 54-interacting transcriptional regulator: MLAPSNNFQSATSATLPRVSLGPGAPAEFGDFLAHAGIDVLPYAQKHHAPLYVDFMGARPAGTEVVSIDLAERGSRPARANADLATDNWQAAASLVISRALGLKPALISGDGALLAIVKSAIGVATSSVPVIISGEIGSGKYNVARLIHCASRCRGGIFTLNCASLDDAELLSLDDLPEAGPHGSSAGAAIVYLDELAELSEAAQMKLVQFLQAVDRIPATDPAEAGSLRIISATNRQVVQLLTRGELRRELYWRLNVFSLELPSLRDRIGDVAMLARYFLHRANPRRMFTPMALKILGGYSFPGNVLELESLVTRLAIAPLQSGSSLIDLADIRRHLVVAQSETDEKVSGWKNSREEARREMILRTIAAAGGNRIEAARRLGITTRALQYHITKAGLSRRRTRCRSAHAASAASPSGQPAPLFASVNDDSAFAPAAAALGSPLP; this comes from the coding sequence ATGCTTGCACCATCCAACAATTTTCAGTCAGCAACGAGCGCCACGCTGCCGCGCGTCAGCCTCGGCCCCGGCGCTCCTGCCGAGTTCGGGGATTTTCTCGCCCACGCCGGAATCGACGTTCTGCCCTACGCGCAAAAGCATCACGCGCCACTTTATGTTGATTTCATGGGCGCGCGCCCAGCCGGAACCGAGGTCGTCAGTATCGATTTGGCCGAGCGCGGCTCGCGTCCGGCGCGGGCCAACGCGGATCTGGCGACTGACAACTGGCAGGCTGCTGCCAGTCTCGTCATCTCCCGCGCACTTGGACTCAAGCCCGCGCTCATCTCCGGCGACGGGGCGCTGCTCGCGATCGTCAAGAGCGCGATTGGCGTTGCGACCAGCTCCGTGCCGGTAATCATCAGCGGCGAGATCGGATCGGGCAAGTATAACGTGGCGCGCTTGATTCATTGTGCGAGCCGATGCCGGGGCGGAATCTTTACGCTCAACTGCGCCAGCCTCGACGATGCCGAGCTCTTGAGCCTCGATGATTTGCCCGAAGCCGGGCCGCACGGATCGTCGGCCGGGGCGGCGATCGTCTATCTCGATGAACTGGCGGAGTTAAGCGAGGCCGCGCAGATGAAACTCGTGCAGTTTCTGCAGGCGGTCGATCGCATTCCGGCCACCGATCCGGCAGAGGCAGGTTCACTGAGAATTATTTCGGCGACCAATCGGCAAGTTGTACAACTGCTGACTCGCGGTGAACTGCGGCGCGAACTCTACTGGCGGCTCAACGTTTTCAGCCTCGAATTGCCTTCGCTGCGCGATCGCATCGGCGACGTGGCGATGCTCGCGCGCTACTTTCTGCATCGGGCCAATCCGCGCCGCATGTTCACGCCGATGGCGCTCAAGATCCTGGGCGGCTACTCATTTCCCGGCAATGTGCTCGAGCTCGAGAGCCTCGTTACGCGGCTCGCGATCGCACCGCTGCAAAGCGGTTCGAGCCTGATTGACCTTGCCGATATTCGGCGTCACCTGGTGGTCGCGCAGTCCGAGACGGATGAGAAAGTGAGCGGCTGGAAGAACAGCCGCGAAGAGGCGCGCCGCGAAATGATCCTGCGCACGATCGCGGCCGCGGGCGGCAATCGGATCGAAGCCGCACGGCGGCTCGGTATTACGACACGCGCACTGCAGTATCACATCACCAAGGCGGGACTCTCTCGCCGTCGCACCAGGTGCAGGTCTGCGCATGCCGCGAGCGCGGCGTCGCCGAGCGGCCAGCCGGCGCCGTTGTTTGCCAGCGTTAACGACGACTCAGCGTTCGCTCCGGCCGCCGCCGCGCTCGGGAGCCCACTGCCATGA